Proteins encoded within one genomic window of Humulus lupulus chromosome 1, drHumLupu1.1, whole genome shotgun sequence:
- the LOC133831765 gene encoding uncharacterized protein LOC133831765 isoform X2, protein MTSEDDDDDDELFANFDTDHRDDLVMEWAKGGVLDFQPLEHLQSIEFMRPPVSSLGVYDKYSDSLESSKVNFKLAAVEEALALSIWTTTTSCRVLSLESGFGV, encoded by the exons ATGACATctgaggatgatgatgatgatgatgaactCTTTGCCAACTTTGATACAGATCATAGGGATGACTTAGTTATGGAATGGGCTAAG GGAGGTGTACTAGATTTTCAACCTCTTGAACATTTGCAGTCTATTGAATTCATGCGACCTCCAGTTTCTTCCCTTGGTGTTTATGACAAATATTCAGATTCATTGGAATCTTCTAAG GTCAATTTTAAGTTGGCTGCAGTTGAAGAAGCTCTTGCACTATCAATATGGACAACCACAACAAGTTGTCGTGTTCTATCCCTCGAAAGT GGATTTGGAGTTTGA
- the LOC133831783 gene encoding uncharacterized protein LOC133831783 isoform X1, producing the protein MVSGGDGYDSRISDWMRVILPIAMERGVCVITNMGAMDPFGAQEKVVEIASSLGLNVSVGVAYEVCVGKAGSRSPHEKSHSMEGGISTYLGAAPIVECLE; encoded by the exons ATGGTGTCAGGAGGTGATGGTTACGATTCAAGGA TTTCAGATTGGATGCGTGTGATTTTACCTATAGCTATGGAAAGGGGAGTTTGCGTAATCACAAACATGGGTGCAA tggatccATTTGGTGCACAGGAAAAAGTTGTAGAAATAGCCAGCAGCCTGGGACTGAATGTATCTGTTGGTGTTGCTTATGAGGTTTGTGTTGGCAAAGCAG GTTCGAGATCACCTCATGAGAAATCACATAGCATGGAAGGT GGTATTAGCACATATCTTGGAGCAGCTCCCATTGTTGAATGTTTGGAATAG
- the LOC133831783 gene encoding uncharacterized protein LOC133831783 isoform X2, with product MVSGGDGYDSRISDWMRVILPIAMERGVCVITNMGAMDPFGAQEKVVEIASSLGLNVSVGVAYEVCVGKAGSRSPHEKSHSMEGVRFYYL from the exons ATGGTGTCAGGAGGTGATGGTTACGATTCAAGGA TTTCAGATTGGATGCGTGTGATTTTACCTATAGCTATGGAAAGGGGAGTTTGCGTAATCACAAACATGGGTGCAA tggatccATTTGGTGCACAGGAAAAAGTTGTAGAAATAGCCAGCAGCCTGGGACTGAATGTATCTGTTGGTGTTGCTTATGAGGTTTGTGTTGGCAAAGCAG GTTCGAGATCACCTCATGAGAAATCACATAGCATGGAAGGTGTAAGGTTCTACTACCTCTAA
- the LOC133831765 gene encoding uncharacterized protein LOC133831765 isoform X1 — protein MTSEDDDDDDELFANFDTDHRDDLVMEWAKGGVLDFQPLEHLQSIEFMRPPVSSLGVYDKYSDSLESSKVNFKLAAVEEALALSIWTTTTSCRVLSLESVRIIGLQFGCVNVEFQH, from the exons ATGACATctgaggatgatgatgatgatgatgaactCTTTGCCAACTTTGATACAGATCATAGGGATGACTTAGTTATGGAATGGGCTAAG GGAGGTGTACTAGATTTTCAACCTCTTGAACATTTGCAGTCTATTGAATTCATGCGACCTCCAGTTTCTTCCCTTGGTGTTTATGACAAATATTCAGATTCATTGGAATCTTCTAAG GTCAATTTTAAGTTGGCTGCAGTTGAAGAAGCTCTTGCACTATCAATATGGACAACCACAACAAGTTGTCGTGTTCTATCCCTCGAAAGTGTAAGAATAATTGGGCTACAATTTGGCTGTGTTAATGTTGAGTTTCAGCACTAA